The window CTACAAATTAACATACAAATCCTCTACACACATCACTAATCCGAATGAGTGTAAGTGAGCCTTGCTTGTAAGTGTATTAAGTGAATTACGTGTCTTATTCAGTCTTTGGTAATGAGTACGCTTGGAAAAATGtattttactttaaattttgCCAAAAGTAACTTTcgcgggttttttttttttttgaataatataaACCGCACTGCCGTATTTGTAAACAAATTCAATAATAGAAAAGTTTACCCATCAAAAGGAAAGCTGGAAGGTAGTAAATAAATTTCCTTACATTGGCAAAATATAGACGTGGATGGGGTTGGAATGGTCACTACCCAGCCTTTAACCTTAACGGGTGCACAACTTATGGGTGGTGATTTCCATCGTTATAAATAGACATCAATACGAGGTTTGTTCACACCTCTTTCTGTCTTTATTTCTTAGAGTGGTGGTGAGATAGACCAAGGACCCAACATTCTCTTagttttcattctttcttttctcttttcgtAAGATACTAACTCTTAGACTAAATCATGGTTAGAACTAAGATAGACGTTGGCTTTATCGAGAATGTTCAAAGGAGAAGAGTGTGTTTCTCCAAAAGGCGAAATGGCTTGGTAAAAAAAGCCAATGAGCTATCTGTGCTTTGCAACGCTGAAGTTGGCGTGATAGTGTTCTCAGACACTGGGAAACTCTACGAGTTTGCCAGTTCAAGGTATTCCCCTTTGATATTTCAACATTTATGTGTTTTTCTGCTCATTTTTTGGCCTGCACTTGGTCTTGAAAATATCCATTCCCATTCATGGTGTAATTAATCTATCTACTTATTTGGAGGTTTTACAATTTAGATCCATCAATTGAAGTGTTAAATTTTGGTTTCAATGGTTGATATAGTTGTAGATTTATTTCTATAAGTATAGTACTGTTTGCATTAAGAATTTAGATCCATCAATTGAAGTGTTAAAAATTTGACTCTAATAATTTCTAAATGGCTTCCTCCTTTATCGTTTACTTAAGTTGGATTTTTGTATTtcagtatttttcttttttcttttggtggagatttttttttttctcaggGGAAAAAGATCaatcatttgtatagttttTGGAAAGATTTTGAATGCAGTAAAATAAGTTTCATACATCCTCActttagtttaattaaaaaaaaatttgattcgCCTGTTGTTTCTATTTCTCAATTGTTAAATTTCTTTCTGATTTATTTTGGTATATTCATGATGGGGGGGTGATATTGGTGCTAGCAGCATGCTTCATTTCTCCATTCATGATCTACAATGATTCATtagaaaacgaaaacaaaaCTCAATTGTTAAGTATCACTGATTTTATTTGCGTTTTTTGTCatagtattttatatttattttgtttcagTATGCATCAAGTACTGGAGAGACACATGAGAGCTAATACTGGGGCACCACCATCGCCAGCACAAGCTCAACCTGATATGTCACACCTATTGgtctgtattttttttttattccttctgtatatttgtctttttcttttggcTTTTTAATTTCAACGTTAGATTTCTTAATTGGTGGTTCCTTGTCTTTTCATCATCTTAGGCACAACAAGCAGAGGAGATAAGAAGGCTTAAAGATCAAGTGGAAATGCTAGAATcagaaaaaaagtaaaattttaattctttctttGAATTTCTATTAAGACATTGAAAATGTGTAAGATGGAATATTGAGTAACAGATATTAAAGTTAATGGACATGCTCTCTTAAATTGTTAAAGGTTACTGTTGAATGATCTGGAGGTGCTGGCGGGCAAAAACAAACCTATCTGTTATGATAATGCTAACTTGGAAACGGCACTCACGTTAAGGTAACTCCGTTGTATGCCGTAAACACACATGTACACATAATTGCCCACATATCTACGTTGACTTAATTGCGAATTGTCAAGTTTAGccctatttttttcttttctacgTTTGGGAAAGAAATCCATTTCTGATATCagatttgttatttcatttgATGTTTAGGCCACCTTTCAATTCTGACCCGAGTGTCCCTAAAGTTTAAATGTTAATGAAGGAATCATGTTCAACCGAACCTCCAAGCTGAATGGAGATGTGATGCCATACGAGGTTTGGATTGTAGAAGCGGAGACTTTGAAACAATATCTTCTGTCTTTATCTCATAGTTTCTGTCCTTTACTTTTTCGTTTTgttgttttcttaatttttcgAGCAAGTTCTTGTGGTTAAAATTTATCTCAATCTTGTGTCTGACTATATCAGTTTATTGTTGACTTGGGTTTTTAATCAAGTTCTTGTTGGAAATTTATCTCAAACATTTTTAGCTATATATCTGAATAATTGTTGTCTTCATATGTTTATTGTGGATTCCCTTTATTATGATTCAGGACAAATATCTGTCAAAATTAAGTCCTTTTTGTTCACTTTATAACTACTCTATCCACATATCAATTAACAAATTGATGCTAAGTGAATAGTGAAGCGGCTAGCTAGGTGACTTGGTTTACTCTGGCTGCATGCTTGCTTATATATCAACTTTCAAATGAATAGTTGTGTGCTGATTAAGAccgattttttttaaataaaatcttcgttttatatttttgtatttttctacaaaaaattatctttttaataaaatcttcGTTTTATATTTTTGAGCTAAGATTCATGATATACAACGGATATACAACACTTAATTACTAATTGTTGGTTTTAGTTTCATGATATACAACGGATAAGTATATGTGGATTATGTGtgattttataactttttatatggTTGCTAGCTGGCAAGTACATGTAAAATAGTGTGACTCCAACCATATTTTCATTGATGACCAGGTAAGTAATTAAAAGCAGGTTTTGTATTTGGAAAATAAATCAAGACTAAAAATAGAAGTTGTTATAAAAGACACACATT is drawn from Erigeron canadensis isolate Cc75 chromosome 9, C_canadensis_v1, whole genome shotgun sequence and contains these coding sequences:
- the LOC122581645 gene encoding MADS-box protein SOC1-like codes for the protein MVRTKIDVGFIENVQRRRVCFSKRRNGLVKKANELSVLCNAEVGVIVFSDTGKLYEFASSSMHQVLERHMRANTGAPPSPAQAQPDMSHLLAQQAEEIRRLKDQVEMLESEKKLLLNDLEVLAGKNKPICYDNANLETALTLRPPFNSDPSVPKV